The Paenibacillus sp. YPG26 genome includes a window with the following:
- a CDS encoding HAMP domain-containing sensor histidine kinase, with amino-acid sequence MRRFGFTSIRLKLVLIFMGILLGSCQLAFTFAINFYFDKVLTDMESHLMAESRLIRQLAGRTDLSAEEIARLSRTSFYQMDYYSQSRDLPVSLDQSSKAQLEAGTSIYVPVERENRSVRATLFKLRERYVLLTPYVAAYFDPVAQLMVNTIINCAIIGSVLILIAVRQMMKPLRRLTEATREVAKGKFSVQVPYSGRDEVARLAQDFNTMVGELKQIEYLRKDFINNVSHEFRTPISSIQGFARLLQTSPMPREQLLEYTDVIIEETSRLNKLSSNILKLSRVENQTMPTQCMSFSLDEQIRRTILLLETEWHKKGLTLDLDLPGTNIYGDEELIQQIWINLLGNAIKFSDEGGTVGVSIARGNEVICVRIRDEGCGIPEPALSRIFEHFYQADSSRSRQGSGLGLAIVKRVTELCGGTVSVQSEEGLGSVFTVELPLGNRNYSKPDLPEGQLLRK; translated from the coding sequence ATGAGAAGGTTTGGCTTTACCTCGATACGTCTAAAACTCGTTCTAATTTTTATGGGCATTCTGCTTGGTTCCTGCCAGTTGGCATTTACGTTTGCTATTAATTTTTACTTTGATAAGGTACTTACGGATATGGAGAGCCATCTAATGGCAGAGTCGCGGCTGATCAGGCAGCTGGCAGGAAGGACGGATCTCAGCGCAGAGGAGATCGCCCGCCTGAGCAGGACATCCTTTTACCAAATGGATTACTACTCGCAGAGCAGGGATCTTCCCGTGTCCCTGGATCAGAGCTCGAAAGCTCAGCTGGAAGCGGGTACAAGTATCTATGTGCCGGTGGAGCGGGAGAATCGGAGTGTCCGGGCAACGCTGTTCAAGCTGCGTGAGCGATATGTGCTGCTGACTCCTTATGTGGCGGCCTACTTCGACCCCGTTGCGCAGCTTATGGTGAACACAATCATCAACTGCGCGATTATCGGTTCTGTGCTAATCCTGATTGCGGTCAGGCAGATGATGAAGCCTCTTCGGCGGCTTACCGAGGCCACGCGGGAGGTTGCCAAGGGCAAATTCTCGGTGCAGGTGCCCTATTCAGGCAGGGATGAAGTGGCCAGGCTGGCACAGGATTTCAATACAATGGTTGGGGAACTGAAGCAGATTGAATATTTGCGCAAGGACTTTATCAACAACGTGTCTCATGAATTCAGAACTCCCATTTCTTCCATCCAGGGCTTTGCCCGGCTTCTTCAGACCAGCCCAATGCCCAGGGAGCAGCTGCTGGAATATACAGATGTGATTATCGAGGAGACTAGTCGTCTGAATAAGCTATCGTCTAATATTCTTAAGCTATCCCGTGTGGAGAATCAGACCATGCCCACCCAATGCATGTCTTTTTCGCTGGATGAGCAGATCCGTAGGACAATTCTGCTGTTGGAGACCGAGTGGCACAAAAAAGGGTTGACACTTGATCTAGACCTGCCTGGAACGAATATTTATGGGGATGAGGAGCTGATCCAGCAAATCTGGATCAATTTGCTCGGTAATGCGATTAAGTTCTCTGACGAGGGTGGTACTGTCGGCGTATCGATAGCCCGCGGGAACGAAGTAATCTGCGTCCGCATCAGGGACGAAGGCTGCGGTATTCCTGAACCGGCATTGTCACGCATATTTGAGCACTTTTATCAGGCGGATAGCTCCCGCAGCAGACAGGGAAGCGGACTGGGACTTGCCATCGTTAAAAGGGTTACCGAGCTGTGCGGGGGTACTGTATCTGTCCAGAGCGAGGAGGGGCTTGGATCGGTATTCACGGTTGAGCTTCCGCTAGGTAATCGGAATTACTCAAAACCTGACTTGCCTGAAGGGCAGCTGTTGAGGAAATAG
- a CDS encoding YojF family protein: MQVIDIEQVQSRIDSFKDQDIYVHLELTTGAYASHHDSSKHPAANFITNAVIRYSNGSIVGSNGIYRAGLKMEHGWLYAEGLTTWDESDPDRLILAGHDGQGKLVVALQLSREPF, encoded by the coding sequence ATGCAGGTTATCGATATAGAACAAGTTCAGAGCAGAATCGATTCATTTAAGGATCAGGATATCTACGTCCATCTGGAGTTAACTACGGGGGCCTACGCGTCCCATCATGATAGCTCGAAGCATCCTGCAGCCAATTTTATAACCAACGCAGTTATTCGTTATTCAAATGGGTCTATCGTGGGCAGTAACGGCATATACCGGGCAGGTCTCAAGATGGAGCATGGGTGGTTGTACGCTGAGGGTCTTACAACTTGGGATGAGAGTGACCCGGACAGGCTCATCCTTGCCGGACATGATGGTCAGGGCAAGCTGGTTGTCGCGCTGCAATTAAGCAGGGAGCCATTCTAA
- the bshB2 gene encoding bacillithiol biosynthesis deacetylase BshB2 → MHQRILVVLPHPDDEAFGLSGTLAKYIKEGAQVTYACLTLGERGRNMGIPPFANRVTLPDVRRNELQESCKAIGIQDLRMLGFHDKTIEFEDKELLDRRIMELVQEIRPTLVFTFYPGYSVHPDHDATGAAVVRVMESLPAEERPILLCLAFSKNCYSILGQPNVSVEVTDFLEHKMNSIQAHRSQFQAAELLGSRTLEDKEILDRFGTERFWTYPLN, encoded by the coding sequence ATGCATCAGCGGATCCTTGTTGTGCTTCCTCATCCTGATGATGAAGCGTTCGGATTGTCAGGCACACTGGCCAAGTATATTAAGGAAGGAGCTCAGGTGACATACGCCTGCCTAACGCTCGGGGAGAGAGGCCGGAATATGGGTATTCCTCCTTTTGCCAACCGGGTTACACTTCCCGATGTACGCAGAAATGAGCTTCAGGAATCCTGTAAAGCGATCGGCATTCAGGATCTGAGAATGCTGGGCTTTCATGATAAGACTATAGAATTCGAGGATAAAGAGCTGCTGGACCGCCGCATTATGGAGCTTGTCCAGGAGATTCGTCCGACACTTGTGTTCACCTTCTACCCGGGTTACAGTGTGCATCCAGATCATGATGCTACAGGAGCTGCAGTGGTGCGGGTCATGGAGAGCTTGCCTGCCGAAGAACGGCCAATCTTGCTTTGTTTGGCATTCTCCAAGAATTGCTACAGCATTCTGGGTCAACCGAATGTAAGTGTGGAGGTTACGGACTTCCTTGAGCATAAAATGAATTCTATTCAGGCTCACCGCTCTCAATTCCAGGCTGCTGAGCTGCTTGGAAGCAGAACACTTGAAGATAAGGAAATCCTTGATCGATTCGGAACAGAGCGGTTCTGGACTTATCCCCTGAACTAA
- a CDS encoding bifunctional diguanylate cyclase/phosphodiesterase: MHHNVLQGHYNYWMVLLSFIIAMFSSYSALTLAAKISHARGRTQLGWLIAGSSVMGCGVWAMHFIGMLAYDLNLQVTYDAGITILSLIFMILASYIAFRITLPTKVRTRNLAIGGFCIGGGIVAMHYTGMAAMRMGGEMAYDPLYWTLSAIIALTASYASLYLFLKFRNRSSASLAKWTSAFIMALAICGMHYTGMKATIFTSNHIGDGAVPNSDTDMQIKLLLLIGVSAAVVVVLSISSLAIYFDRRTMRGMAYTDELTGLPNRYRMNQFFDEYDFQAPDSQMALLFVDLDRFKNVNDTLGHDYGDMLVRAVGDRLRKTLNQSEIYRLGGDEFLCALSGVGQAEAEQWAKVLLEEIQKPFIIDGYELYITSSIGVSLAPLHGQDRHALLKAADTAMYKAKEEGKNRYRVFDESLDRGRIRRLGLENDLRRAVHNEEFFVLYQPKWNAASGKAAGMEALIRWRHPKLGVISPAEFIPIAEETGLIIPMTRWIMKEACRQNQEWQQEGFEPQCVSVNLSVRVFESQDLLDMIQSALAKTGLASQYLEVEITESILASDFQGIINQLMKIRELGIKIAMDDFGSGYSSLGSLDKLPIDTLKIDQLFVREYESGSKKAIIQAIITLGQQLNLELVAEGVETIEQSEFLNCLGCSIMQGYYYGKPMNEDQIREWLSHTRVSGSIGTQV, translated from the coding sequence ATGCATCACAACGTACTGCAGGGACACTACAATTACTGGATGGTGCTTCTATCTTTTATTATTGCGATGTTCTCTTCTTATTCCGCGCTCACCCTGGCGGCCAAAATTAGTCATGCCCGCGGACGCACTCAGCTGGGCTGGCTGATTGCGGGTTCCAGCGTTATGGGCTGCGGCGTATGGGCTATGCATTTTATCGGCATGCTGGCTTATGATCTGAATCTCCAGGTCACTTATGATGCGGGCATTACGATCCTTTCACTCATTTTCATGATTCTGGCCTCCTACATCGCCTTCCGGATTACTTTGCCAACGAAGGTTAGGACCCGAAATCTTGCTATTGGGGGGTTCTGTATAGGCGGAGGAATCGTTGCGATGCATTATACCGGTATGGCAGCCATGCGGATGGGAGGGGAAATGGCCTATGATCCTCTATACTGGACACTGTCTGCCATTATTGCCCTTACCGCTTCTTACGCTTCGCTGTATCTGTTCCTGAAGTTTAGAAACAGGTCTTCGGCAAGCCTGGCGAAATGGACCTCAGCGTTTATTATGGCCTTGGCTATTTGCGGGATGCACTACACTGGCATGAAGGCAACAATCTTCACCTCGAATCATATCGGAGACGGGGCAGTCCCTAATTCAGACACCGACATGCAGATCAAGCTGCTTCTGCTAATCGGTGTATCGGCTGCAGTTGTGGTCGTTCTCTCGATCTCCTCCCTGGCCATATATTTCGATCGGCGTACCATGAGAGGAATGGCCTATACGGACGAACTAACAGGGCTGCCTAACCGGTACCGTATGAATCAATTCTTCGATGAGTACGACTTCCAGGCCCCGGATAGCCAGATGGCATTGCTGTTCGTTGACCTTGACCGGTTCAAGAATGTGAATGATACTCTCGGCCATGACTACGGAGATATGCTGGTCAGGGCAGTAGGTGACCGGCTGCGGAAGACGCTGAATCAGAGCGAGATCTACCGGCTGGGTGGCGATGAATTTCTATGTGCGCTAAGCGGTGTAGGACAAGCGGAGGCGGAACAATGGGCGAAAGTGCTTCTCGAGGAAATTCAGAAGCCCTTCATTATTGACGGATATGAACTTTATATTACAAGCAGTATCGGGGTAAGTCTCGCCCCACTGCATGGACAGGATAGGCATGCACTACTGAAGGCAGCGGATACTGCGATGTACAAGGCCAAGGAAGAAGGTAAGAACCGCTACCGTGTGTTTGATGAATCGCTGGACAGGGGGAGAATCCGCCGTCTGGGGCTGGAGAATGATCTGCGCAGAGCCGTACATAATGAGGAGTTCTTCGTGCTGTACCAGCCGAAATGGAATGCGGCCTCCGGCAAGGCAGCCGGAATGGAAGCCTTGATCAGGTGGCGTCACCCCAAGCTTGGAGTAATCTCCCCCGCCGAGTTCATTCCGATTGCCGAGGAGACAGGTCTTATCATTCCGATGACCCGCTGGATTATGAAGGAGGCCTGCAGACAGAATCAAGAGTGGCAGCAGGAAGGATTCGAACCCCAATGTGTCTCAGTCAATCTATCCGTACGAGTATTTGAAAGTCAGGATCTCCTGGATATGATTCAATCGGCACTTGCCAAGACTGGGCTTGCGTCCCAGTATCTTGAAGTCGAGATCACAGAGTCGATCCTGGCTTCAGATTTCCAAGGGATCATCAATCAGCTGATGAAGATCAGGGAGCTGGGCATCAAGATTGCCATGGATGACTTCGGTTCAGGCTATTCCTCACTTGGCTCACTGGACAAGCTGCCGATCGACACGCTCAAGATTGATCAGCTCTTCGTTCGGGAGTATGAATCCGGCTCAAAGAAAGCGATTATACAAGCAATCATCACGCTCGGTCAGCAGCTTAACCTTGAGCTTGTGGCAGAGGGAGTAGAGACGATTGAGCAATCCGAATTCCTGAACTGTCTCGGATGCAGCATTATGCAGGGCTATTACTACGGCAAGCCGATGAATGAGGATCAGATAAGGGAATGGCTTAGCCATACCAGGGTGTCAGGCTCAATTGGAACCCAAGTCTAA
- a CDS encoding alpha/beta hydrolase: protein MTRTRSILRKLKWFFLCLVVLVIAGITYEQISEHVTRNKYQPPGRQIDVGGYKLHMVEEGKSAGLPTVVLESGLGVPNPSEDWSKVRSRLAQVTKVISYDRAGYGWSDQADSERTASASAQDLHKLLQASGNPGPYVLVAHSYGGFIAQMFASLYPEDTAGLVMIDSSQVGQQLSFSEGQLLLMQASRITGVSRLAGTLGLVPMPDQDKVSKDLFYQMAFNRNHTSELRNMMTKSKDQVQTVESQGFGSLPLAVLAVPNEYADWLDMQKKMSGLSTNSTYHVVQNSTHFVQKDQLDLVVDTALNMLKEIGTN from the coding sequence TTGACTCGGACCCGATCTATTCTTCGTAAGTTGAAATGGTTTTTCCTATGCTTAGTTGTTCTAGTTATCGCAGGCATTACGTATGAACAAATTTCAGAGCATGTAACCCGGAACAAATACCAGCCCCCGGGCAGGCAGATTGATGTTGGCGGGTACAAGCTGCATATGGTTGAGGAAGGTAAGTCTGCCGGTCTGCCGACCGTGGTTCTGGAGTCAGGACTCGGAGTCCCGAATCCTAGTGAGGATTGGAGCAAGGTTCGGTCCAGGCTTGCCCAGGTAACCAAGGTAATCAGTTATGACCGGGCAGGATATGGATGGAGTGACCAGGCAGATTCAGAGCGGACGGCTTCAGCTTCGGCACAGGATCTGCACAAGCTATTGCAGGCGTCAGGCAACCCCGGCCCGTATGTGCTGGTCGCACATTCTTATGGCGGATTTATCGCTCAAATGTTCGCTTCACTGTATCCCGAGGATACCGCCGGTCTCGTCATGATTGACAGCTCCCAGGTTGGTCAGCAGCTCAGCTTCTCAGAAGGTCAGCTGCTTCTTATGCAAGCTTCCAGGATAACGGGTGTGAGTCGTCTTGCCGGAACCTTGGGACTTGTTCCTATGCCCGATCAGGATAAGGTGTCCAAGGATCTTTTCTACCAAATGGCCTTCAACCGCAACCATACCAGCGAGCTCCGGAACATGATGACAAAGTCAAAGGATCAAGTTCAGACAGTGGAGTCACAGGGCTTTGGCAGCTTGCCTCTAGCTGTGCTTGCCGTTCCGAACGAATATGCGGACTGGCTGGATATGCAGAAGAAGATGTCGGGTCTTTCCACGAACAGTACCTATCACGTGGTCCAGAATTCCACCCATTTTGTTCAGAAAGACCAGTTAGATCTTGTTGTTGATACTGCCCTCAACATGCTGAAGGAGATCGGTACGAACTAA
- the sigK gene encoding RNA polymerase sporulation sigma factor SigK: MPGLFTTIALFIKQLTLLVSYVKNNAFPQPLTEEEEAKHLQRMAEGDPVSRNILIEHNLRLVAHIVKKFDNTGEDLEDLISIGTIGLIKAIESFRLGKGTKLATFAARCIENEILMHLRSLKKTKKDVSLHDPIGTDKEGNEITLIDILGSENDDVVERVQLKMEKSKIYQNLDILDEREQEVIRGRFGLDQGGEERTQREIAKELGISRSYVSRIEKRALMKLYHEFYKAKR, translated from the coding sequence TTGCCCGGATTGTTCACGACAATTGCCTTGTTCATCAAACAGTTGACCCTTCTCGTGTCTTATGTCAAAAATAATGCTTTTCCCCAGCCGTTAACCGAGGAAGAGGAAGCGAAGCATCTCCAGCGCATGGCGGAAGGCGACCCCGTCAGCCGCAATATTCTGATTGAGCATAATCTTAGGCTTGTGGCCCACATCGTCAAAAAATTTGACAATACCGGCGAAGATCTGGAGGACTTGATCTCCATCGGTACGATTGGCCTGATCAAAGCGATTGAGAGCTTCCGGCTGGGCAAAGGCACCAAGCTGGCGACTTTCGCGGCCCGCTGCATAGAGAACGAGATTCTGATGCACCTGCGGTCACTCAAGAAGACGAAGAAGGATGTCTCCCTGCATGACCCGATTGGGACGGATAAGGAAGGGAATGAGATTACCTTAATCGATATCCTCGGCTCCGAGAACGATGATGTCGTCGAGCGGGTGCAGCTGAAGATGGAGAAGAGCAAGATCTATCAGAACCTGGATATTCTGGATGAGCGTGAGCAGGAGGTAATCCGGGGTAGGTTCGGGCTGGATCAGGGCGGTGAAGAGCGGACGCAGCGGGAAATCGCGAAGGAGCTTGGAATTTCGCGGAGTTATGTGTCCAGAATTGAGAAAAGAGCACTCATGAAGCTGTATCATGAGTTTTATAAGGCGAAGCGGTGA
- a CDS encoding AraC family transcriptional regulator: protein MTREVRTVVFDTDLDFEAYQFEGIMQKFPNHFHDYYVIGFIEQGKRHLVCNQEEYILNSGDVIIFNPHDPHACAQIDGSALDYRCINIQPEVMRKYVLEITGQEYTPRFTQNVLYQSELALPLHDLHQIILEDKEDFHKEELFLFLLEQLLNEYTDADFPPPAQELTYEIITICEYMESHYTESITLNQLSDLVGLSKYHLLRLFTRQKGISPYCYLETLRINYAKRLLGQGMPPLEVAGQTGFSDQSHFTNFFKKLIGLTPKQYMLIFTQQARTEDTPL from the coding sequence TTGACTCGTGAAGTAAGAACCGTGGTCTTCGACACGGACCTAGACTTTGAAGCCTATCAGTTTGAGGGGATTATGCAGAAGTTCCCCAACCATTTTCACGACTATTACGTAATTGGGTTTATTGAGCAAGGCAAGCGGCATTTGGTCTGCAACCAGGAAGAATATATACTAAATAGCGGGGATGTAATTATCTTCAATCCTCACGACCCTCACGCCTGTGCGCAGATTGACGGAAGCGCCTTGGACTACCGCTGCATCAATATTCAGCCGGAGGTCATGCGTAAATATGTGCTGGAAATAACAGGCCAAGAGTATACGCCGCGGTTCACACAGAACGTACTTTACCAGAGCGAGCTGGCTCTTCCCCTTCATGACCTGCATCAGATCATTCTGGAGGACAAGGAGGATTTCCACAAAGAGGAGTTGTTTCTGTTCCTGCTGGAGCAGTTGCTGAATGAATACACGGATGCGGACTTTCCTCCTCCCGCACAGGAACTGACCTATGAGATTATAACCATTTGCGAATACATGGAGTCCCATTATACGGAGAGCATTACCCTCAATCAATTAAGCGACTTAGTCGGATTAAGCAAATATCACTTGCTGCGGCTGTTCACCAGACAAAAAGGCATCTCCCCCTATTGCTATCTGGAGACCCTGCGGATTAATTACGCCAAGCGACTGCTGGGGCAAGGTATGCCCCCCTTGGAGGTTGCAGGTCAGACCGGATTCAGTGACCAGAGCCATTTTACGAATTTTTTCAAAAAGCTGATCGGTCTCACTCCCAAGCAATATATGCTCATATTCACTCAGCAAGCACGTACAGAGGATACCCCCTTATGA
- a CDS encoding DMT family transporter — MTEERKTTMGHSLALLTILIWGTTFISTKILLIDFMPIEILFFRFLLGYVVLMLIYSRPVRTESFREELLFMAAGLCGVTLYFLVENIALVYTLASNVGVIVSIAPFLTAVLAHFFLEGEKLHRQFLLGFGIALTGIVLIGLNGSYVLKLNPIGDLLAFLAPAVWAIYSVLMRRISQRNYHIIGSTRRVFFYGLLFMIPALFLSKFHLGLTRFGDIGNIINMLFLGLGASALCFVTWNRAVGLLGAVKTSVYIYLVPVITVAASALILEEQITWVTGLGTGLTLLGSLISEGKSSKVISSRRERSV; from the coding sequence ATGACGGAGGAACGCAAGACAACCATGGGGCACTCGCTCGCTTTGCTGACCATTCTGATCTGGGGAACGACTTTTATCTCCACCAAGATCCTGCTTATTGACTTTATGCCTATAGAAATTCTCTTCTTCCGCTTTCTGCTTGGTTATGTGGTGCTGATGTTGATCTACTCACGTCCCGTGCGAACAGAATCCTTTCGGGAAGAGCTGCTGTTCATGGCGGCTGGATTATGCGGGGTAACCTTATATTTTCTTGTTGAAAATATCGCGTTGGTATATACCCTTGCCTCCAATGTAGGCGTGATTGTGTCAATTGCTCCCTTTTTGACAGCCGTATTGGCACATTTCTTCCTGGAGGGAGAAAAGCTACATCGACAATTCCTCTTGGGATTCGGGATAGCCCTCACCGGGATTGTACTAATTGGACTGAATGGGAGTTACGTCCTGAAGCTTAATCCGATTGGAGATCTGCTGGCCTTCCTGGCTCCTGCGGTCTGGGCAATCTATTCCGTACTAATGCGTAGAATCAGCCAGCGGAACTACCACATCATTGGGAGTACACGCAGAGTGTTCTTCTATGGATTACTGTTCATGATTCCTGCCCTTTTCCTGTCCAAATTCCACCTTGGCCTGACCCGCTTTGGAGATATAGGAAATATCATCAACATGCTCTTTCTTGGCCTGGGAGCTTCAGCTCTGTGTTTTGTGACCTGGAACCGGGCCGTTGGCCTTTTGGGTGCGGTTAAAACTAGCGTGTATATCTATCTGGTGCCTGTCATTACCGTAGCCGCATCTGCATTGATTCTGGAGGAGCAAATAACCTGGGTAACGGGGCTGGGAACGGGACTTACACTGCTTGGGTCGTTAATTTCAGAAGGGAAAAGCAGTAAGGTTATATCTTCACGCAGGGAACGCTCGGTGTAA
- a CDS encoding RHS repeat domain-containing protein: MSFFSCLLEGDNTNDIVFIEADLLAGTKYYVKVEEKNGKELQLFLAAAILKVTPNATYDYSPTGRLIKVVFPTGDVILFEYDANGNLKKKTKQVYPF, encoded by the coding sequence ATGTCTTTTTTCTCTTGTCTACTAGAAGGGGATAATACCAATGATATTGTCTTTATTGAAGCTGATTTACTAGCTGGAACTAAATACTATGTAAAAGTCGAAGAGAAGAATGGTAAGGAATTGCAGCTATTTCTAGCTGCAGCAATCCTGAAAGTAACTCCAAATGCTACTTATGACTACAGCCCTACGGGAAGATTAATTAAAGTAGTATTCCCGACGGGGGACGTTATTTTATTTGAATACGATGCAAATGGCAACTTAAAGAAAAAGACCAAGCAAGTATATCCTTTCTAA